The Streptomyces achromogenes genome window below encodes:
- a CDS encoding ABC transporter substrate-binding protein — protein sequence MRRALSVLAAACVLGLTATACSDSTAGGSSGAAPEGSVDPTASLNGVELTMWVAQNSVAQPKQAIEAFEKATGARITTQVIPDPYESNVPTKLASGDKPDLMFWQPTGSTLPFVQPAKNLLQLDKEDWVSKLGKTEQSLGQVDGHRYAAIVTSPAVLGVYYNKDVFAKAGITAMPTSYDDMLATAATIKAKVPGVAPFFEVGGDKWPLQWQVQAQMTDLPQSFWDDLNTNKESWTDKTIVDAITKYKTKILDGGLAQKNYRTGTFVDQGKAIMDGTAAMALNVTSLQSEIQATNSTAEMDKKLGWFPIANSKANAEYSPDQTNGVVAFNTGDTERQNAARQFLSFWLGPNYPAYIKANKLVSVEPSVPNPDGLPQTAIAQAKALSTATGVFQVNALTAPDMHLALADMIYGKKTPQQVAQAAQDQFQQVLKARGISGF from the coding sequence ATGAGAAGAGCCCTCTCCGTCCTCGCCGCAGCCTGCGTCCTCGGGCTGACCGCGACGGCCTGCAGCGACAGCACCGCCGGCGGCTCCTCCGGCGCCGCCCCCGAGGGGTCGGTCGACCCGACCGCGAGCCTCAACGGCGTCGAGCTGACCATGTGGGTCGCGCAGAACAGCGTCGCGCAGCCCAAGCAGGCCATCGAGGCGTTCGAGAAGGCCACCGGCGCCAGGATCACCACCCAGGTGATCCCCGACCCCTACGAGTCGAACGTGCCCACCAAGCTGGCCTCCGGCGACAAGCCGGACCTGATGTTCTGGCAGCCCACCGGCAGCACGCTGCCGTTCGTCCAGCCGGCGAAGAACCTGTTGCAGCTGGACAAGGAGGACTGGGTCTCCAAGCTCGGCAAGACGGAGCAGAGCCTCGGCCAGGTCGACGGCCACCGTTACGCGGCGATCGTCACGAGTCCGGCCGTGCTCGGCGTCTACTACAACAAGGACGTCTTCGCGAAGGCCGGCATCACCGCGATGCCCACCAGCTACGACGACATGCTCGCCACCGCCGCGACGATCAAGGCGAAGGTCCCGGGCGTGGCCCCGTTCTTCGAGGTCGGCGGCGACAAGTGGCCCTTGCAGTGGCAGGTGCAGGCCCAGATGACGGATCTGCCGCAGTCCTTCTGGGACGACCTGAACACGAACAAGGAGTCCTGGACCGACAAGACGATCGTCGACGCGATCACCAAGTACAAGACGAAGATCCTCGACGGCGGGCTGGCCCAGAAGAACTACCGGACGGGCACGTTCGTCGACCAGGGCAAGGCGATCATGGACGGCACTGCCGCGATGGCCCTGAACGTCACCTCGCTGCAGTCCGAGATCCAGGCGACCAACAGCACGGCGGAGATGGACAAGAAGCTGGGCTGGTTCCCGATCGCCAACAGCAAGGCCAACGCCGAGTACTCGCCCGACCAGACCAACGGCGTGGTCGCCTTCAACACCGGGGACACCGAGCGGCAGAACGCCGCCCGGCAGTTCCTGTCCTTCTGGCTCGGCCCGAACTACCCCGCGTACATCAAGGCCAACAAGCTGGTGTCCGTGGAACCGTCCGTGCCCAACCCCGACGGGCTGCCGCAGACGGCGATCGCCCAGGCCAAGGCCCTGTCCACGGCGACAGGCGTCTTCCAGGTCAACGCGCTGACCGCGCCGGACATGCACCTGGCCCTCGCCGACATGATCTACGGCAAGAAGACGCCCCAGCAGGTCGCCCAGGCCGCCCAGGACCAGTTCCAGCAGGTCCTCAAGGCGCGCGGCATCTCCGGCTTCTGA
- a CDS encoding CBM35 domain-containing protein: MPRSARRSPKARRLVGSVAFSAVLAGTALTGPVAHAAGPQVTVDLGRTTGAVMHGANGTLYGLSDVGVPGDELVTPLHMTTVVQKPQGGAQHPNGDALTVKPAFDRAGGGDVYVYMQDDYVQWPYENLGLADYLSKVDRMVREVAARPDADDFVWVPFNEPNGNWYPGLGSSDSATYAAALRSFKSDWTTVYRKIRSIIPDARIAGPNETHYDARLMGDFYPWAKAAGVLPDITTWHELDPGSLSSFESTLAAYRALEASAGIPALPVSVNEYGNRRDQSVPGQMIQWMSMFERNKVYADQAYWNIAGNLNDNAVQTNIPNGTWWLLRWYAGLTGRTVQLTPPQSNTIDTVQGIASLDTGRKQAQVLLGGASGSVDTVIRHVPASFGKKVDVTVERTAWSGYEGAAAAPAVVSRTTATVAGDGSVTVPLTGLDAMSAYRITVNPAGSGTPAAASLPWSATYEAENAAITGGTVYSQGSRSNPYGFATSGTKDVGSLNQPTSKVAFTVDVPRSGVYDLDVFYGNQSGGPATHTLTVDGAPAGTLTYGSTLNWTYRAKASTPVTLTAGQHTLTLAKGTNEVTLDKIDLTAATARDAVYPATYADISGSPSYDYSASGVSGAGALVLDRGDKAAFDVYAPSDGYYTVHADYASTGDSALSMDGATAVTLPATRGRVTDKALRLYLSAGNNRITAAPAANSCLTLRDLRVTGAADTTGVTSYEAEDATLAGTADVSGNAWSSGGEYVGHIGLSAANTLTFQVKAPAAGRYVMNVTLCEQRGRRFRELQHQRGLQGGGHFGERHHGHGHVPQLLQLVQLLGPAGPGDPEGRRQHRHLRKFQHIRA; encoded by the coding sequence ATGCCTCGTAGCGCACGCAGATCACCGAAGGCCCGCCGCCTCGTCGGCTCGGTCGCCTTCAGCGCCGTCCTGGCCGGCACGGCCCTGACCGGTCCGGTCGCCCACGCGGCCGGTCCGCAGGTCACCGTCGACCTGGGCCGCACCACCGGCGCCGTGATGCACGGCGCCAACGGGACGCTGTACGGCCTGAGCGACGTCGGCGTCCCCGGCGACGAACTGGTCACCCCGCTGCACATGACCACGGTCGTGCAGAAGCCGCAGGGCGGGGCGCAGCACCCCAACGGCGACGCGCTGACGGTCAAGCCCGCCTTCGACCGGGCCGGCGGCGGCGACGTCTACGTCTACATGCAGGACGACTACGTCCAGTGGCCGTACGAGAACCTGGGGCTGGCCGACTACCTGTCCAAGGTCGACAGGATGGTCCGCGAGGTCGCCGCCCGTCCCGACGCGGACGATTTCGTGTGGGTGCCGTTCAACGAGCCCAACGGCAACTGGTACCCGGGGCTGGGGAGTTCGGACAGCGCCACGTACGCGGCCGCGCTCCGCAGCTTCAAGAGCGACTGGACCACCGTCTACCGAAAGATCCGGTCGATCATCCCGGACGCCAGGATCGCCGGGCCCAACGAGACGCACTACGACGCCCGCCTGATGGGCGACTTCTACCCGTGGGCGAAGGCCGCCGGCGTCCTGCCGGACATCACCACCTGGCACGAGCTCGACCCCGGCTCGCTGTCGAGCTTCGAGTCCACCCTGGCCGCCTACCGCGCCCTGGAAGCCTCCGCGGGCATCCCCGCGCTGCCGGTCAGCGTCAACGAGTACGGCAACCGGCGCGACCAGTCGGTGCCGGGACAGATGATCCAGTGGATGTCCATGTTCGAGCGGAACAAGGTCTACGCCGACCAGGCCTACTGGAACATCGCCGGAAACCTCAACGACAACGCGGTGCAGACGAACATCCCCAACGGCACCTGGTGGCTGCTGCGCTGGTACGCGGGGCTCACCGGCAGGACCGTCCAGCTCACCCCGCCGCAGTCCAACACGATCGACACCGTCCAGGGCATCGCGTCGCTGGACACCGGCCGCAAGCAGGCCCAGGTGCTGCTCGGCGGCGCCTCCGGGTCCGTCGACACCGTGATACGGCACGTGCCGGCCTCGTTCGGCAAGAAGGTCGACGTCACGGTCGAGCGCACCGCGTGGAGCGGCTACGAAGGCGCGGCCGCCGCACCCGCCGTGGTGTCCCGCACCACGGCCACCGTGGCGGGGGACGGCAGCGTCACCGTGCCGCTGACCGGCCTGGACGCCATGTCCGCGTACCGCATCACGGTGAACCCGGCCGGCAGCGGCACGCCCGCCGCGGCGAGCCTGCCCTGGTCGGCGACGTACGAGGCGGAGAACGCGGCGATCACCGGCGGCACGGTCTACTCGCAGGGCTCGCGCTCCAACCCCTACGGCTTCGCCACCTCCGGCACCAAGGACGTCGGCAGCCTGAACCAGCCGACCAGCAAGGTCGCCTTCACCGTCGACGTCCCGCGCAGCGGCGTGTACGACCTGGACGTCTTCTACGGCAACCAGTCCGGCGGCCCCGCCACCCACACCCTCACGGTGGACGGCGCTCCCGCCGGGACGCTCACCTACGGGTCCACCCTGAACTGGACCTACCGCGCCAAGGCGAGCACCCCGGTCACCCTCACCGCCGGACAGCACACCCTGACCCTGGCCAAGGGCACGAACGAGGTCACCCTCGACAAGATCGACCTCACGGCGGCCACCGCACGGGACGCCGTGTACCCGGCGACGTACGCCGACATCAGCGGCTCCCCCTCCTACGACTACTCCGCCTCGGGCGTCAGCGGCGCCGGCGCCCTGGTGCTGGACCGCGGTGACAAGGCGGCCTTCGACGTCTACGCGCCCTCCGACGGCTACTACACCGTGCACGCCGACTACGCCTCCACCGGCGACAGCGCCCTGAGCATGGACGGCGCCACCGCCGTCACCCTCCCCGCCACCCGGGGCCGCGTCACCGACAAGGCGCTGCGGCTGTACCTGTCGGCGGGCAACAACCGCATCACCGCCGCCCCGGCCGCAAACTCCTGCCTCACGCTGCGGGACCTGCGCGTCACCGGCGCCGCCGACACCACGGGCGTCACCTCGTACGAGGCCGAGGACGCCACCCTCGCCGGGACCGCGGACGTCTCCGGCAACGCCTGGTCCTCGGGCGGCGAGTACGTCGGTCACATCGGCCTGAGCGCCGCCAACACCCTCACCTTCCAGGTGAAGGCCCCCGCGGCCGGGCGTTACGTGATGAACGTAACGCTATGCGAACAACGAGGTCGCCGGTTCCGGGAACTACAACACCAACGTGGTCTCCAGGGCGGCGGACATTTCGGTGAACGGCACCACGGCCACGGTCATGTTCCGCAACTCCTACAGCTGGTCCAACTTCTGGGACCTGCCGGTCCCGGTGACCCTGAAGGCCGGCGTCAACACCGTCACCTTCGCAAATTCCAGCACATACGCGCCTGA
- a CDS encoding signal peptidase I — protein sequence MSDNVYVGNAGKDAALDHGWLLGHFKDADDPRHSADVEIKWGVHPRGDERVQWVSGEVRTALLVLVSGRFRVELPGRSVVLAEQGDYIVWGKGVDHSWYAEEESVVLTVRWPSVAGYRAGGTADAEPGAGPRGRD from the coding sequence ATGAGCGACAACGTGTACGTGGGTAACGCCGGCAAGGACGCGGCGCTGGACCACGGCTGGCTGCTGGGCCACTTCAAGGACGCCGACGATCCCCGGCACAGTGCGGACGTGGAGATCAAGTGGGGAGTCCACCCGCGGGGCGACGAGCGGGTGCAGTGGGTGAGCGGTGAAGTGCGCACCGCCCTGCTGGTGCTCGTCAGCGGCCGCTTCCGGGTCGAGCTCCCCGGGCGCAGCGTGGTGCTGGCGGAGCAGGGCGACTACATCGTGTGGGGCAAGGGCGTCGACCATTCCTGGTACGCGGAGGAGGAGTCCGTCGTCCTGACGGTGCGCTGGCCGTCGGTCGCGGGCTACCGGGCCGGCGGCACCGCCGACGCCGAGCCCGGCGCCGGCCCGCGAGGCCGGGACTGA
- a CDS encoding carbohydrate ABC transporter permease has product MTAVTAFPPARRSPLRWAQPAAVLLVAAVTIGIPLWLVAVTSAKPQAEAIKPNLSLPHHVQAGENYRQAFDQGKVIQGFVNSLLVVVPSVVLVLLLGAGAAWVFARRTGRLAGTLYALSISGLLLPPAVITIVMELRQLGLAGTQLGMIAVYTGMYLSTSIFFMTGFIRNLPEELEEAARMDGAGPARVFFQVILPLLRPVIATATIMVMLFAWSDVFYAFFVLGGGDRATLPLNLYQVANAQLYLNNWHLIFAYVVMMSLPMVAVFVVAQRRVVAGITSGAVK; this is encoded by the coding sequence GTGACCGCGGTCACCGCGTTCCCGCCGGCCCGCCGGAGCCCCCTGCGCTGGGCGCAGCCCGCGGCCGTCCTCCTCGTCGCGGCCGTCACCATCGGCATCCCGCTCTGGCTGGTGGCGGTGACCTCGGCCAAGCCCCAGGCCGAGGCGATCAAACCCAACCTCTCGCTGCCGCACCACGTGCAGGCCGGCGAGAACTACCGGCAGGCCTTCGACCAGGGCAAGGTCATCCAGGGTTTCGTCAACAGCCTGCTCGTCGTCGTGCCCTCGGTCGTCCTGGTTCTGCTGCTGGGCGCCGGGGCCGCCTGGGTGTTCGCCCGCCGCACCGGACGCCTGGCCGGCACGCTGTACGCGCTGAGCATCAGCGGACTGCTGCTCCCGCCGGCCGTCATCACCATCGTCATGGAGCTTCGGCAGCTCGGTCTGGCGGGCACGCAGCTCGGCATGATCGCGGTCTACACGGGGATGTACCTCTCCACGTCGATCTTCTTCATGACCGGTTTCATCCGCAACCTCCCCGAGGAGCTGGAAGAGGCCGCCCGCATGGACGGGGCCGGCCCCGCCCGGGTCTTCTTCCAGGTCATCCTGCCGCTGCTGCGCCCGGTCATCGCCACCGCGACGATCATGGTGATGCTGTTCGCCTGGAGCGACGTGTTCTACGCGTTCTTCGTCCTCGGCGGGGGCGACAGGGCCACCCTCCCGCTCAACCTCTACCAGGTCGCCAACGCACAGCTGTACCTGAACAACTGGCATCTCATCTTCGCCTACGTCGTGATGATGAGCCTGCCGATGGTGGCGGTCTTCGTCGTCGCCCAGCGCCGGGTCGTCGCCGGCATCACCAGCGGCGCCGTCAAGTAA
- a CDS encoding carbohydrate ABC transporter permease yields the protein MVDTATMDVSANPQAKDRDRPSRQGGRGRSLRKPDQPWWFALPALAVFGVFFLLPNLLNFVYPFTDWSAFHPQIGFVGLSNFDAILHDGSLARDIRITVEYAVLVAVFQNGFGLALALLLERDTRFNRFFRAVFFLPVLISALAVGYIFRALLAQDGALNGVLSSLAGHPVDTPWLGSTTWTLLVVTLIHGWKWMGLAMLIYLAGLKSMPGDVLEAARIDGAGAWRTFWSIRFPLLAPAVTFNVTTALIGSMNTFDIVQATTAGGPGSETEVFNIYMFRIFGQGLYAQASAMSLVLFLIVVVLAVPVIVGLRRRENNQ from the coding sequence ATGGTGGACACCGCCACCATGGACGTCAGCGCCAACCCCCAGGCGAAGGACCGGGACCGTCCGTCCCGGCAGGGCGGGCGAGGGCGCTCTCTCAGGAAACCCGACCAGCCGTGGTGGTTCGCGCTGCCGGCGCTCGCCGTGTTCGGCGTGTTCTTCCTGCTGCCGAACCTGCTGAACTTCGTCTACCCGTTCACCGACTGGTCGGCGTTCCACCCGCAGATCGGGTTCGTGGGCCTGTCGAACTTCGACGCCATCCTGCACGACGGCTCCCTGGCGCGGGACATCCGCATCACGGTCGAGTACGCGGTCCTGGTGGCCGTCTTCCAGAACGGCTTCGGTCTCGCGCTCGCCCTGCTGCTGGAACGCGACACCCGCTTCAACCGCTTCTTCCGCGCCGTCTTCTTCCTCCCCGTGCTGATCTCCGCCCTGGCCGTCGGCTACATCTTCCGGGCCCTGCTCGCCCAGGACGGTGCGCTCAACGGCGTGCTCTCGTCGCTGGCCGGCCACCCCGTGGACACGCCCTGGCTGGGTTCGACGACCTGGACGCTGCTCGTGGTGACGCTGATCCACGGCTGGAAGTGGATGGGCCTGGCCATGCTCATCTACCTGGCGGGCCTCAAGAGCATGCCCGGCGACGTGCTGGAGGCCGCGCGCATCGACGGGGCAGGCGCCTGGCGCACCTTCTGGTCGATCCGCTTCCCGCTGCTGGCGCCCGCGGTGACCTTCAACGTGACCACCGCGCTGATCGGTTCCATGAACACCTTCGACATCGTCCAGGCCACCACCGCGGGCGGCCCCGGCAGCGAGACGGAAGTCTTCAACATCTACATGTTCCGCATCTTCGGCCAGGGGCTCTACGCCCAGGCGTCCGCGATGAGCCTGGTGCTCTTCCTCATCGTCGTCGTCCTCGCCGTGCCCGTCATCGTCGGTCTGCGCCGAAGGGAGAACAACCAGTGA
- a CDS encoding glycoside hydrolase family 36 protein: MTTAVATDERSRIWSRPELGLHAVVDAEGSVRLGRPDQDRDCLVPLVEVTATGHGRRWSGERFIETSIGERLAYRGHETVHVDGRERTTIRLADPVTGLAAHVTLEAGGGGAVPGAGFLRARVRLVNEGAAPLRLESVTTLTLGGIADADGSLDGLTLHWADNDWLAECRWRQAPYRDRVVPLSRSAHGHEGRGCFERYSQGSWSTGRHLPVAGLTDRDGRAWLWQIESSAGWRFETGEREGSAYVALFGPDDAHHQWHHTLAPGQEFHTVPAVLVRTESGGLDAAFGILTDHRRGIRRHHPDHRALPVIYNDYMNTLMGDPTTEKLLPLIESAAAAGAEVFVIDAGWYDDDAQGWWDAVGAWEAAANRFPGGIGEVLDAIRQRGMTPGLWLEPEVVGVRSPLARTLPSEAFFQRGGVRVTEHGRHHLDLRHPAARAHLDRVVDRLVGDWGVGYLKLDYNINIGPGTESGTGDGPESPGAGLLGHHRAHLDWMASLLDRHPRLVLENCGSGGLRMDYAQLAVTQLQSTSDQQDFLRYPPIAAAAATAVTPEQAAVWAYPQPEHSLDEIAFTLTGALLGRVHLSGFLDLMDDDRFALVRSAIGVYKDIRPRIAAAHPFWPLGLPGWEDSWLAHGLRGPESTFLTVWRRGPDGERRALSLPHLRGVGPVPEVLYPHPSDATARWDADAGILTVHLPRPDTAVLLRWDAAH, encoded by the coding sequence TTGACCACTGCCGTCGCGACAGACGAGAGGTCCCGTATCTGGTCCCGTCCGGAACTGGGCCTGCACGCCGTGGTGGACGCCGAGGGATCGGTGCGACTGGGCAGACCCGACCAGGACCGGGACTGCCTGGTCCCCCTCGTCGAGGTGACCGCCACCGGCCACGGACGCCGGTGGTCCGGCGAACGCTTCATCGAGACGTCCATCGGCGAACGCCTGGCCTACCGCGGTCACGAGACGGTCCACGTGGACGGCCGGGAACGCACCACGATCCGGCTGGCGGACCCCGTGACCGGCCTCGCCGCCCATGTGACCCTCGAGGCGGGCGGCGGCGGGGCGGTTCCCGGCGCCGGATTCCTGCGGGCCCGGGTGCGCCTGGTCAACGAGGGCGCCGCGCCGCTGCGGCTGGAGAGCGTGACCACGCTGACCCTCGGCGGCATCGCCGACGCCGACGGATCGCTCGACGGCCTCACCCTGCACTGGGCCGACAACGACTGGCTCGCCGAATGCCGCTGGCGGCAGGCCCCCTACCGCGACCGGGTCGTCCCGCTGAGCCGGTCCGCCCACGGCCACGAGGGCCGCGGCTGCTTCGAGCGGTACTCGCAGGGCAGCTGGTCCACCGGCCGCCACCTCCCCGTCGCGGGCCTCACCGACCGGGACGGACGGGCGTGGCTGTGGCAGATCGAGTCCAGCGCGGGCTGGCGCTTCGAGACCGGTGAACGCGAAGGATCCGCCTACGTCGCGCTGTTCGGCCCCGACGACGCCCACCACCAGTGGCACCACACCCTCGCGCCGGGCCAGGAGTTCCACACCGTGCCCGCCGTCCTCGTCCGCACGGAAAGCGGCGGGCTGGACGCCGCCTTCGGAATCCTCACGGACCACCGCCGTGGCATCCGCCGTCACCACCCCGACCACCGCGCGCTCCCGGTGATCTACAACGACTACATGAACACCCTCATGGGCGACCCCACCACCGAGAAGCTGCTGCCCCTGATCGAGTCCGCGGCCGCCGCCGGCGCGGAGGTCTTCGTCATCGACGCGGGCTGGTACGACGACGACGCCCAGGGCTGGTGGGACGCCGTCGGCGCCTGGGAAGCCGCCGCCAACCGCTTCCCCGGCGGCATCGGAGAGGTCCTGGACGCCATCCGGCAGCGCGGTATGACACCGGGGCTGTGGCTGGAGCCCGAGGTCGTCGGCGTGCGCAGCCCGCTGGCCCGGACGCTGCCGTCCGAGGCGTTCTTCCAGCGCGGCGGGGTACGCGTGACCGAACACGGACGGCACCACCTGGACCTGCGGCACCCCGCCGCCCGCGCCCATCTCGACCGGGTCGTCGACCGGCTCGTCGGCGACTGGGGGGTCGGCTACCTCAAGCTCGACTACAACATCAACATCGGCCCCGGCACGGAGAGCGGCACCGGTGACGGCCCCGAGAGCCCGGGCGCCGGTCTGCTCGGGCACCACCGCGCCCACCTCGACTGGATGGCCTCGCTGCTCGACCGGCACCCCCGTCTCGTCCTGGAGAACTGCGGATCGGGCGGCCTGCGCATGGACTACGCGCAGCTGGCGGTGACGCAGCTGCAGTCCACCAGCGACCAGCAGGACTTCCTGCGCTATCCGCCGATCGCCGCCGCCGCCGCGACCGCCGTCACACCCGAGCAGGCGGCGGTCTGGGCCTACCCCCAGCCGGAGCACAGCCTCGACGAGATCGCCTTCACCCTCACCGGCGCACTCCTCGGCCGGGTCCATCTCTCGGGGTTCCTCGACCTCATGGACGACGACCGGTTCGCCCTCGTGCGCTCGGCGATCGGCGTGTACAAGGACATCCGGCCGCGGATCGCCGCCGCCCACCCCTTCTGGCCGCTCGGGCTGCCCGGCTGGGAGGACTCCTGGCTCGCGCACGGGCTGCGGGGCCCGGAGTCCACGTTCCTGACGGTGTGGCGCAGGGGCCCCGACGGTGAGCGGCGCGCCCTGTCGCTGCCGCATCTGCGGGGCGTCGGCCCGGTACCGGAGGTGCTGTACCCGCACCCGTCCGACGCCACCGCCCGGTGGGACGCCGACGCGGGGATCCTCACCGTCCACCTGCCCCGCCCCGACACCGCCGTGCTGCTGCGGTGGGACGCCGCCCACTGA
- a CDS encoding LacI family DNA-binding transcriptional regulator, which translates to MSVTGHTSFGGRVHRAPGQRKAASIRDVARAADVSYQTVSRVINSHPSVRDETRRRVQEAIDALGFRRNATAFALARGVTRSVTVLTSDTLLHGYAATLQGLEEASRAAGFTLGVRLLTPEDDLDQTIAAAADTGGGLVVIGYDRLGAAALDRVPAQVPCAAVVEAPPPGRTPGRPAVWADDRAAARAATAHLLALGHPTVHYVAIPASTGTRRSAGPRAEGWRQALRAAGVAAPAPSGRGWDAQAGYEAGRGLARNREVTAILCGNDDLALGVLRALHHAGRRVPQDVSVIGFDDAPHSAFVTPSLTTVRMDFQGLGRAAFGLLRAQLDSDRQPPAPDPVATTLVLRESSGTRTS; encoded by the coding sequence ATGTCAGTGACCGGTCACACAAGCTTCGGCGGCCGGGTCCACCGCGCCCCGGGGCAGCGGAAGGCCGCCAGCATTCGCGACGTCGCCCGGGCGGCGGACGTCTCTTACCAGACCGTCTCGAGGGTCATCAACAGCCACCCGAGCGTGCGGGACGAGACGCGCAGGCGCGTGCAGGAGGCCATCGACGCCCTGGGCTTCCGGCGCAACGCGACCGCGTTCGCGCTGGCCAGGGGCGTCACCCGGTCGGTCACCGTCCTCACGTCGGACACCCTCCTGCACGGCTACGCGGCCACCCTGCAAGGCCTGGAGGAGGCGTCCCGGGCGGCGGGCTTCACGCTCGGCGTGCGGCTGCTGACCCCCGAGGACGACCTGGACCAGACGATCGCCGCGGCCGCCGACACCGGTGGCGGGCTCGTGGTGATCGGATACGACCGCCTGGGCGCCGCCGCCCTGGACCGCGTGCCGGCGCAGGTGCCCTGCGCGGCGGTGGTCGAGGCGCCGCCGCCGGGCCGGACACCCGGCCGTCCCGCAGTGTGGGCGGACGACCGCGCCGCGGCCCGTGCCGCCACCGCACATCTGCTGGCGCTCGGACACCCGACTGTGCACTATGTAGCGATTCCCGCCTCGACCGGAACCCGGCGCTCGGCGGGACCTCGCGCCGAGGGATGGCGTCAGGCCCTGAGAGCGGCCGGCGTCGCCGCCCCCGCGCCGTCCGGCCGGGGCTGGGACGCGCAGGCCGGATACGAGGCCGGGCGCGGACTCGCCCGGAACCGGGAGGTCACCGCGATCCTGTGCGGCAACGACGACCTGGCCCTCGGCGTCCTGCGCGCTCTGCACCACGCGGGCCGCCGGGTTCCGCAGGACGTCAGCGTCATCGGCTTCGACGACGCCCCGCACTCCGCTTTCGTCACACCGTCCCTGACCACGGTCCGCATGGACTTCCAGGGACTGGGCCGCGCCGCCTTCGGGCTGCTGCGCGCCCAGCTCGACAGCGACCGGCAGCCGCCCGCGCCCGATCCGGTCGCGACCACCCTCGTCCTCCGGGAGAGCTCGGGGACCAGAACCTCATGA
- the meaB gene encoding methylmalonyl Co-A mutase-associated GTPase MeaB → MAIDLDTYVKGVLDGKRAIVARAITLVESTRPQHRALAQELLTELLPHSGSARRIGVSGVPGVGKSTFIDAFGTLLTSRGHRVAVLAVDPSSSRTGGSILGDKTRMERLAVDPAAFIRPSPTAGTLGGVAKATRESIVVMEAAGYDVVLVETVGVGQSETAVANMVDSFLLLTLARTGDQLQGIKKGVLELADVIAVNKADGPHERDARAAARELAGALRLMHGKDAAWAPPVLSCSARESSGLDTVWERLEQHRTVLDSTGRLAAKRRDQQVDWTWTMVRDELLGRLHADPAVRTLAPLLEQQVRDGGLTATLAAERILATFAEGGGPGGGAGGG, encoded by the coding sequence ATGGCCATCGACCTCGACACGTATGTGAAGGGTGTGCTCGACGGGAAGCGCGCGATCGTCGCGCGCGCCATCACCCTCGTCGAGTCCACCCGGCCCCAGCACCGGGCGCTGGCGCAGGAACTGCTGACCGAGCTGCTCCCGCACAGCGGCAGCGCGCGCCGGATCGGCGTCAGCGGCGTGCCGGGCGTGGGCAAGTCGACGTTCATCGACGCGTTCGGCACGCTGCTGACCTCGCGGGGCCACCGGGTGGCGGTGCTCGCCGTCGACCCGTCGTCCAGCCGGACCGGCGGCTCGATCCTGGGCGACAAGACCCGTATGGAACGTCTCGCGGTGGATCCGGCGGCGTTCATCCGCCCCTCCCCCACCGCGGGCACCCTGGGCGGGGTCGCCAAGGCCACGCGGGAGTCGATCGTGGTGATGGAGGCGGCCGGCTACGACGTGGTCCTCGTCGAGACGGTCGGCGTCGGCCAGTCCGAGACCGCGGTCGCCAACATGGTCGACTCCTTCCTGCTGCTCACCCTCGCCCGCACCGGCGACCAGCTGCAGGGCATCAAGAAGGGCGTCCTGGAGCTGGCCGACGTCATCGCCGTCAACAAGGCGGACGGCCCCCACGAGCGGGACGCCCGCGCCGCCGCCCGCGAGCTGGCGGGCGCGCTGCGTCTGATGCACGGCAAGGACGCCGCGTGGGCGCCGCCCGTGCTGAGCTGCAGTGCCCGGGAGTCGTCGGGACTGGACACCGTGTGGGAGCGCCTGGAGCAGCACCGCACGGTGCTGGACTCCACCGGGCGGCTGGCCGCCAAGCGGCGTGATCAGCAGGTCGACTGGACCTGGACCATGGTCCGCGACGAGCTCCTCGGCCGGCTGCACGCCGACCCGGCGGTACGCACCCTGGCCCCGCTCCTCGAACAGCAGGTCAGGGACGGCGGGCTGACGGCGACGCTGGCCGCCGAGCGCATCCTCGCGACGTTCGCGGAAGGGGGCGGCCCGGGCGGCGGGGCGGGCGGCGGCTGA